A section of the Mycolicibacterium anyangense genome encodes:
- a CDS encoding SDR family NAD(P)-dependent oxidoreductase yields MTVRRPELGYADELFDLTDRVVLITGGSRGLGREMALAAARCGADVVIASRKYETCVATAAEIEAQTGRTAMPYGVHVGRWDQLDGLVEAVYARFGKLDVLVNNAGMSPTYDTLTDVSEKMFDAVVNLNLKGPFRLSALVGERMVADGGGVIVNVSTHGSLRPHPSFIPYAASKAGLNAMTEGLAAAFGPTVRVNTLMPGPFLTDISKAWDFGVQNPFAPHHLQRAGQPEEIVGAALFLMSSASSFTTGSILRADGGVP; encoded by the coding sequence ATGACGGTGAGGAGACCTGAATTGGGTTATGCAGACGAACTTTTCGACCTGACCGACCGGGTTGTCCTGATCACCGGCGGCAGCCGGGGGCTGGGCCGGGAGATGGCGTTGGCGGCCGCCCGTTGCGGGGCGGACGTCGTGATCGCCAGCCGCAAGTACGAGACCTGTGTGGCCACCGCCGCGGAGATCGAGGCCCAGACCGGTCGCACCGCGATGCCCTACGGGGTGCATGTCGGCCGCTGGGATCAGCTCGACGGCCTGGTAGAGGCGGTGTACGCCCGGTTCGGCAAGCTCGACGTCCTGGTCAACAACGCCGGGATGTCCCCGACCTACGACACGCTCACCGATGTCAGCGAGAAGATGTTCGACGCCGTGGTGAACCTGAACCTCAAGGGCCCGTTCCGGCTCTCCGCACTCGTCGGCGAGCGGATGGTGGCCGACGGCGGCGGGGTGATCGTCAACGTCAGCACGCACGGCTCACTGCGGCCACACCCGTCGTTCATCCCGTACGCCGCGTCCAAGGCCGGGCTCAACGCCATGACCGAAGGGCTGGCCGCGGCGTTCGGCCCGACCGTGCGGGTCAACACGTTGATGCCGGGCCCGTTTCTCACCGATATCAGCAAGGCCTGGGATTTCGGTGTGCAGAACCCGTTCGCCCCGCACCACCTGCAGCGGGCCGGCCAGCCCGAGGAGATCGTCGGTGCCGCGCTGTTCCTGATGTCGAGTGCCTCCAGCTTCACCACCGGCTCGATCCTGCGGGCCGACGGCGGCGTCCCTTGA